A region from the Dendropsophus ebraccatus isolate aDenEbr1 chromosome 1, aDenEbr1.pat, whole genome shotgun sequence genome encodes:
- the LOC138786330 gene encoding olfactory receptor 5AR1-like produces the protein MFSLIAVVPDRSLEATIKAFAQFAIHEVKTKLNKMNQTQVIMFEFSGLTQDPALAIFLFVFFLLVYVITVVGNVGLFIIVHKTSALHTPMYYFLSYLSIVDLLYSSTVTPKMIADLSSVRKVISFTGCAIQYFFFSTCAATEVLLLSTMSYDRYAAICHPLHYPSIMTKQKCMLLGLSAFSFGILPCSVQTCCIFSLNFCGPNLVNHFFCDVPSVLKLSCSNTFTCEMIIFLFIGSYSIGSFVTILVSYIYILVAILQINSTSGRQKAFSTCSSHIICVSIFYVSVFLTYLHPPSGGFEKQDRVAAIFYSIMTPMLNPLIYSLRNQEVKAAIVNILVRDFRDWAKALRKYQDKNE, from the coding sequence AGTAAAAACCAAATTAAACAAAATGAACCAGACGCAAGTGATTATGTTTGAGTTTTCTGGACTCACTCAAGATCCGGCACTCGCCATCTTCCTCTTTGTATTCTTTCTCCTGGTTTATGTGATAACAGTGGTCGGTAACGTTGGGTTGTTCATCATTGTCCATAAGACGTCCGCCCTCCACACTCCCATGTATTACTTCCTCAGTTACCTCTCGATCGTGGACCTCTTGTACTCCTCTACTGTGACTCCTAAGATGATTGCTGACCTTAGCTCTGTGAGGAAGGTCATCTCCTTCACTGGTTGTGCCATCCAGTACTTCTTCTTTTCTACATGTGCAGCTACAGAAgttcttcttctctccaccatgtccTATGACCGCTATGCTGCCATCTGCCACCCTCTCCATTACCCATCCATAATGACCAAGCAGAAGTGCATGCTCCTAGGTTTATCTGCTTTTTCTTTCGGCATCTTGCCATGTTCGGTGCAAACGTGTTGTATATTTAGTCTTAACTTCTGTGGTCCAAACCTTGTCAACCACTTCTTCTGTGATGTCCCGTCTGTGCTCAAGCTGTCCTGCTCCAACACTTTCACCTGTGAAAtgataatttttctttttataggaTCTTACAGCATAGGCTCCTTTGTCACCATACTGGTttcatacatctatatactggtggCCATTCTACAGATAAACTCTACAAGTGGCAGACAGAAAGCGTTCAGCACTTGCTCCTCACACATCATCTGTGTCTCCATCTTCTATGTGTCCGTGTTCCTCACTTACTTACATCCTCCTTCTGGGGGCTTTGAGAAACAAGACAGGGTGGCGGCCATCTTTTACTCTATCATGACACCCATGTTAAATCCTCTCATTTATAGCCTGAGGAACCAAGAGGTGAAGGCGGCCATAGTAAATATCCTTGTCCGGGATTTCAGGGATTGGGCTAAAGCTCTAAGAAAGTATCAGGATAAGAATGAGTAG